The Methanosarcinales archaeon genome contains the following window.
AATTTTATTGCAAGTAAAGATGCAAAGAAAGTATACCAGATTGATGACCTTATGGGGATGACTACTGCAGGTTCTGTGGGTGATGCACAGCGACTTGTAAAAACATTACAGGTGGAGGCAAAACTTTACAGGATGCGCAGACAGGAAAGCATGACTGTAAAAGGTACTGCCAGTCTGCTGGCCAATATCCTTGCAGGCAATAGATATTATCCTTTTATGGTACAACTTTTAATAGGGGGATTTGACAAGAACGGTTCCAGTATTTATTCTTTGGACGCTTTGGGTGGTCAGCTTGAGGAGACAAAAGCTGTTTCAACAGGTTCCGGGTCTCCTTTTGCTTATGGTATATTGGAAGACAGGTTTAAAGAAAACATGTCAATAGATGAGGGGTTGGATCTGGCAGTCAGGGCGCTGCATAATGTTATGAAAAGAGATTCGGCTTCTGGGAATGGTATTAAAGCTGTAAAGATCACGGCAGAAGGGTATTTTGAGGTTGAAGATTCAGTTATTCAGGAGAAACGTGATAGTCTTAATGATGTTCTGTGATATTCCTTTATACAAAAAATAAAAACACACTTGAAAATTTTTTTAAAATAAATCTTATCTAGTTTTTTTGATTTTTCCAATAGGACGTAAATGCAATGTCATTAGAACATGTACTTGATGAATTAAAAGTAAAAATAACAAAAAAATTGCCAGTTGGAGTAACCATTTCAGATGTAGAGTTTGAAGGGCCTGAACTGGTTATTTATACCCCGGAACCGAAGAAATTCGCAGATAATGGGGATATAATCCGGAATCTGGCAAAAGACCTTCGAAAACGTTTGGTAGTCCGGCCAGACCCTGGAGTACTGGCAGAACCTGAAGTGGTCATCGAAAAAATTTCAAAGATCGTACCTGAAGATGCGGGTATCACCAGTCATTATTTTGAACCCGATACAGGTGAGGTTATAATAGAAGCTGAAAAACCTGGTATTGTAATTGGCAGGCATGGTAACACGTTACGAGAGATCACCAAAGAGATCGGCTGGACTCCGAAAGTTGTTAGGACCCCACCTATAAAATCATCCACAGTTAAGAATGTCCGTCAATATCTCAGAGACCACAAGGATGAGCGAAAAGCCCTGCTTAAAACAATGGGCCGCAAGATCCACAGGGAAATCTCATCTAAGGACAAGTGGGTCAGAATCACTGCTTTAGGAGGATGCCGAGAAGTGGGTCGTAGCTGCTTCTTGCTATCAACTCCAGAAACCAAGGTACTAATTGATTGTGGGGTCAACGTGGGTTCAGATGATAATGGGAGCCCTTATTTGTATATACCCGAAGTTACGCCTATAAACCAGATAGATGCAGTAATCCTGACCCATGCCCACCTGGACCATTGTGGACTGGTGCCCTTATTGTATAAATATGGATATGAGGGGCCTGTTTATTGCACACCACCAA
Protein-coding sequences here:
- the psmB gene encoding archaeal proteasome endopeptidase complex subunit beta, with product MVNDKVYEGTTTIGIVCEEGVVLATESRATMGNFIASKDAKKVYQIDDLMGMTTAGSVGDAQRLVKTLQVEAKLYRMRRQESMTVKGTASLLANILAGNRYYPFMVQLLIGGFDKNGSSIYSLDALGGQLEETKAVSTGSGSPFAYGILEDRFKENMSIDEGLDLAVRALHNVMKRDSASGNGIKAVKITAEGYFEVEDSVIQEKRDSLNDVL